One segment of Pantoea sp. Lij88 DNA contains the following:
- a CDS encoding DUF4365 domain-containing protein, producing MNIFDFDQGNAGENLAASVLSLIFNGEALRETMRGEGIGALDLQLKYPVNFPSPTHAQVAVQVKTGSSFGRWTPTKNRWRLQNIDKDHLRKWKATNQPVILIWVRLDPETKIYWKLIDKKTPIETLSVSENHILTPASRFEIERLIHKQREPIRGMGRFTVPVFTTTAQVREWSRPRFSKIRGIVSSCLGTISISNYAWRHLTRITRAQSHIRDSLTVLPFAKQILGKTPHQIQTLPGTTVQNGNKIFVNRKVLAVYRNVHFSDKGNCVVYLRLDEQIIYEDNWKERALIRQKVFQELRLESIYRKTTKN from the coding sequence ATGAACATCTTTGATTTCGACCAAGGCAATGCTGGTGAGAATTTGGCTGCAAGTGTGTTATCTCTAATTTTCAATGGAGAAGCTCTACGTGAGACCATGCGTGGAGAAGGAATAGGGGCCCTTGATCTTCAGTTGAAGTATCCAGTCAATTTTCCCAGCCCAACCCACGCACAAGTAGCAGTGCAAGTTAAAACCGGATCAAGCTTCGGGCGGTGGACGCCGACAAAAAATCGATGGCGCTTACAGAATATTGATAAAGATCACTTGAGAAAGTGGAAAGCTACCAATCAACCCGTAATTTTAATTTGGGTACGCCTTGATCCAGAAACAAAGATTTACTGGAAGCTCATCGACAAAAAAACGCCAATTGAGACCTTATCAGTTTCTGAAAATCACATTCTGACACCAGCCTCCAGATTTGAAATCGAGCGACTTATACATAAACAGCGCGAACCTATACGTGGAATGGGAAGGTTTACCGTTCCAGTATTCACCACTACTGCTCAAGTACGAGAATGGTCTCGTCCTAGATTTTCTAAAATCCGAGGAATTGTATCCAGCTGCCTTGGAACGATATCCATCAGCAATTATGCATGGCGACATCTAACAAGAATAACACGAGCCCAATCGCATATTCGAGATAGCTTGACAGTCTTGCCATTTGCCAAACAAATACTCGGAAAAACTCCGCACCAGATCCAAACTCTGCCTGGAACAACAGTGCAGAATGGAAACAAGATCTTCGTAAACAGAAAAGTGCTGGCGGTGTATAGAAACGTGCATTTCTCAGATAAAGGCAACTGCGTAGTATATTTAAGACTAGATGAGCAAATCATCTATGAAGACAACTGGAAGGAAAGAGCTTTGATTAGGCAGAAAGTCTTTCAAGAGCTTAGGCTGGAAAGCATTTATAGGAAAACAACGAAGAATTAG
- a CDS encoding UvrD-helicase domain-containing protein, translating into MTNSSALDDNDRDAGVVEEICGYLTDIPPRNYFLFAGAGSGKTRTLVEVLRRLTGVTEHEKGGQLARSLKMYGRSIRVVTYTKNAVSVINRRLGDNNLVSVSTIHSFCWELINGFNDDIRESLIAVKEAQLAKETAEAQAKPRGITAAKQHDLDEITNEIEVLRTTEVFKYHPDRNTYGPGALPHNYVLDATAWLLQNKPTLQSILKDRHPIILIDESQDTMKGVLDSLMVLAKKSERDLTLGLLGDHRQRIYMDGHADLPSIVPESWATPELQMNHRSQRRIVTLINKIWETEFEGRTQPTKGSAQHPRTEKAGGTVRLFLGDTSRSPEDKVLSERWCAERMFEISGLADWNQGQYQLLALEHKLVATRGSFLDVYEAMVLLDPNAAAPSGSGDNKGPSTVQILLNELAHLEACVSDEGIVNEFKATEVFRRYGGLGNMPEDSEARVERTDEMLEAIAIFAMACANSESTIAEVLAPVLSANLFEVDHRLLEAYVDKSPAPQAPGRGEDESKQTRMRRGWCALFASPWKQLKCYRNYLAGISELATHQVVKGSEFNHVMVVMDDALAGGTLIKYDKVFGGTQLSPTDKKNAEAGKETTIDRTLRLLYVTCSRAQESLALVLWSSDPAAAMARIKESQWFAEDEIQIIT; encoded by the coding sequence ATGACTAACTCATCAGCCCTTGACGACAATGATCGCGATGCAGGGGTAGTTGAAGAGATTTGCGGCTACCTTACAGACATACCACCCCGTAACTACTTCCTTTTTGCAGGGGCTGGTTCTGGTAAAACACGAACTTTGGTAGAAGTTTTGCGTCGCCTTACTGGTGTGACTGAGCATGAGAAGGGGGGACAATTAGCACGGTCCCTGAAGATGTATGGGCGTTCGATTAGAGTTGTGACCTACACCAAGAATGCTGTCTCTGTAATCAACAGACGTCTTGGGGACAATAATTTAGTCAGTGTGTCTACCATCCATTCGTTTTGCTGGGAGTTAATTAATGGGTTCAACGATGACATTCGGGAGTCCCTTATAGCAGTAAAAGAAGCTCAACTCGCTAAAGAGACTGCAGAGGCACAAGCGAAACCGAGGGGTATTACTGCAGCAAAACAGCATGACCTTGACGAAATCACGAATGAAATCGAGGTTCTTCGGACAACTGAAGTATTCAAATACCATCCCGATCGCAATACATATGGACCTGGTGCACTACCACACAATTACGTACTCGATGCGACAGCTTGGTTGCTTCAAAATAAGCCAACACTCCAATCCATTCTCAAAGATCGACATCCAATCATACTGATTGATGAGTCGCAGGACACGATGAAAGGTGTACTGGACTCCTTGATGGTGCTTGCCAAAAAAAGTGAGAGAGATTTGACTCTTGGTCTGCTGGGAGATCATCGACAACGAATTTATATGGATGGTCATGCCGATCTTCCAAGCATTGTTCCGGAAAGCTGGGCAACGCCTGAGTTACAAATGAATCATCGCAGTCAACGGCGGATAGTCACACTGATTAATAAAATCTGGGAAACTGAATTTGAAGGCAGGACACAACCTACAAAGGGTTCAGCACAACATCCCCGAACGGAAAAAGCTGGTGGAACGGTTCGGCTCTTCTTGGGGGATACATCACGAAGTCCAGAAGATAAAGTGCTTAGTGAACGCTGGTGCGCTGAGCGAATGTTTGAAATTAGTGGTTTAGCAGATTGGAATCAAGGGCAATATCAGTTGCTTGCGCTTGAGCATAAGCTTGTCGCCACTCGTGGCTCGTTTCTTGATGTCTATGAGGCAATGGTTCTGTTAGATCCCAACGCTGCAGCACCATCTGGCAGTGGGGACAATAAGGGGCCTTCAACAGTACAAATTTTGCTTAATGAGCTGGCGCATTTAGAAGCCTGCGTCAGTGATGAAGGAATCGTTAATGAGTTTAAGGCCACCGAGGTTTTTCGACGTTATGGCGGTTTAGGCAATATGCCTGAGGACTCAGAAGCAAGAGTTGAACGTACTGATGAAATGCTCGAGGCGATAGCGATATTTGCAATGGCTTGCGCCAACTCTGAGTCAACGATCGCTGAGGTGTTAGCGCCAGTCTTGAGTGCAAACTTATTCGAGGTTGATCATCGACTCCTAGAGGCTTATGTCGACAAGTCACCAGCCCCGCAAGCTCCTGGACGTGGTGAGGATGAGTCAAAGCAAACCAGAATGCGCCGCGGATGGTGTGCACTGTTTGCTTCTCCATGGAAACAACTTAAGTGCTATCGGAATTACCTTGCTGGGATTTCAGAGCTCGCAACACATCAGGTAGTTAAAGGCTCTGAGTTCAATCACGTCATGGTTGTAATGGATGATGCTCTTGCTGGTGGGACTCTCATCAAGTACGACAAAGTTTTTGGTGGTACGCAGTTAAGTCCAACAGATAAAAAGAATGCAGAGGCTGGTAAGGAGACAACAATTGACCGGACTTTACGTTTGCTGTACGTGACTTGTAGCAGGGCGCAAGAATCGCTCGCCTTAGTGCTTTGGTCGTCCGATCCAGCTGCAGCAATGGCTCGAATCAAGGAGAGTCAATGGTTTGCTGAAGATGAAATACAAATAATCACATAA
- a CDS encoding tetratricopeptide repeat protein, whose protein sequence is MQSDLIKKRIIGNLIGEVVELDASSLEIVGHSLIELLEENRLIHHGLNKEYRPVGYTVDTFSQGFTVAGEYSAEKEYFHGKVSKASAGQDTEGDNPEAPVTTYAKIEKDVQHVLDHAAGKLPQKIYLICSQEEPESFRAKFNCTAIAQEHGERLNILDARELARLIFEFSTQNHTAAAFYTGFFPGFSQDLDNYAYYGKAPASCENHVSDAAVVVAIRDHFAQGNRVCLLTGISGSGKTQATIDYLHQEGSRYENYLWISGGDWKPDSSLSSVQRARGGVAVNVAGIFNNYKTLLVIDSLERELVENSLDDLSKGFERGGHVIVTSQLNPASKSVLHMPTASVEVAAAILGEDSNRLSATAAKFIEACRFSPLILATVRKLVEAENVPREEVYEEILAEPQVISDSNGAAIMGNILQRLDSRYLLGLEKIANSGSFSNDAKFLGHFLGHAVKFHLQRLSILKPAVAPGLLSVHDLICQAVRDKPDVELIATAVSQYVEKHSGEMLPSVIRQIHLCTSQLTESYKRRQTQQPDWLTYALLQLDSGRNLVKDQELHRRSIHCGAPLQELLCVIDAQEAFAYSLDHDARLQYFGACAEEYGKAQQGDPASEENLELLHHQGKALRRCGRFEEALSCFQKLLEIRPEWHATYLQIAHMGTQNKADESIKMAGAHAMQTLVERVIAAPWDVPLRVSLASVARLRSYWKVANEAVSNTEQVQSLADVIALSALEGLDQFYEAYLSFTSIFAYQHPEICVALAEGFPEILSMPPELVDKSQWISACESLGNTAVAAGEAGKTDLRDRITAAGVVFATALGSKPGFRSYDARAIAKMYLLAGMSDEALDTILKIPPEVLNMDHWLLYRKAEAELGVGKLGDGLKTAERALVLAKDDKKGLERIASYHELLSKCHEALGATEAAIEQAEAALEACQAGKYKNALVGRLEELKRRESTHLPGA, encoded by the coding sequence ATGCAGTCAGATCTTATTAAAAAAAGAATCATTGGTAACCTAATCGGCGAGGTCGTCGAGCTGGATGCTTCTTCTCTCGAAATCGTTGGACATAGTCTCATTGAATTGCTCGAGGAAAATCGCCTAATCCATCACGGGCTCAATAAAGAATATAGGCCTGTTGGATACACTGTCGACACCTTTTCGCAAGGTTTCACGGTCGCCGGTGAATACAGCGCAGAGAAAGAGTACTTCCATGGCAAGGTTAGCAAAGCGTCAGCCGGGCAAGATACAGAGGGCGACAATCCCGAAGCCCCCGTTACGACTTACGCTAAGATCGAGAAAGATGTTCAGCATGTCCTTGACCATGCAGCAGGTAAGTTGCCCCAAAAAATCTATCTGATATGTAGCCAGGAGGAGCCAGAATCTTTTCGCGCGAAATTCAATTGCACGGCGATCGCTCAGGAGCATGGAGAGCGTCTTAACATTCTTGATGCACGCGAGTTGGCAAGGCTAATCTTCGAGTTCTCCACGCAGAATCACACGGCTGCTGCTTTCTATACCGGTTTTTTCCCTGGTTTTTCCCAAGACCTCGACAACTATGCCTATTATGGCAAGGCTCCTGCATCATGTGAAAATCACGTCTCCGATGCTGCTGTGGTGGTTGCAATACGCGACCACTTCGCTCAGGGAAACCGTGTTTGTCTACTAACCGGCATCAGCGGCTCTGGTAAGACGCAGGCGACTATCGACTACCTGCATCAGGAAGGTTCGCGTTACGAAAACTACTTATGGATCTCTGGGGGGGACTGGAAGCCGGACTCCTCGCTAAGTTCAGTTCAACGCGCTAGAGGTGGCGTCGCTGTTAATGTGGCGGGCATCTTCAATAACTATAAGACGTTGCTTGTTATCGACAGCTTGGAGCGTGAGTTAGTCGAGAACTCACTTGATGATCTCTCGAAGGGGTTCGAGCGAGGTGGTCATGTAATAGTAACTTCACAGCTCAATCCAGCGAGCAAATCAGTGCTTCATATGCCTACAGCCTCGGTGGAGGTGGCTGCCGCCATTTTGGGCGAGGACAGTAATAGGCTAAGTGCAACAGCAGCAAAATTTATCGAGGCTTGTAGATTCTCCCCCCTTATTCTCGCAACTGTTCGTAAGCTGGTCGAAGCCGAAAACGTACCGCGCGAAGAAGTCTATGAAGAAATACTCGCCGAACCGCAGGTCATTTCAGATAGTAATGGCGCAGCAATTATGGGCAATATCTTGCAGAGATTGGACTCAAGATATCTCCTTGGTCTGGAAAAGATTGCAAACTCTGGATCATTCTCGAATGACGCCAAGTTTCTCGGGCATTTCCTAGGGCACGCCGTAAAGTTTCACCTTCAGCGTCTGTCGATACTAAAACCTGCAGTCGCGCCAGGGCTTCTGTCTGTGCACGACCTCATCTGCCAAGCCGTTCGTGACAAACCAGATGTCGAACTCATTGCCACCGCCGTTTCGCAGTATGTTGAAAAGCACTCGGGGGAGATGCTCCCTAGTGTAATTCGACAGATTCACTTATGCACATCTCAGCTTACGGAAAGCTATAAGCGACGTCAGACCCAGCAGCCAGATTGGCTGACTTACGCTTTGTTGCAACTGGATAGTGGCCGTAATCTTGTAAAAGATCAGGAACTTCATCGCCGAAGTATTCACTGCGGAGCGCCATTGCAAGAGCTGCTTTGTGTCATCGATGCGCAAGAGGCATTTGCCTATTCACTGGATCATGACGCTCGACTTCAGTACTTCGGTGCTTGTGCAGAAGAATATGGCAAGGCTCAGCAAGGAGATCCAGCATCTGAAGAGAATCTCGAGCTTTTGCACCATCAGGGCAAGGCATTGCGCCGCTGCGGTAGATTTGAAGAGGCTCTGAGCTGCTTTCAAAAGCTTCTAGAGATTCGTCCCGAGTGGCATGCAACTTATCTGCAGATTGCGCATATGGGGACACAGAACAAGGCCGACGAATCAATTAAAATGGCGGGAGCGCATGCAATGCAAACTCTCGTCGAGCGAGTTATCGCAGCTCCGTGGGATGTTCCATTACGAGTCTCATTAGCATCCGTCGCGCGACTTCGCTCCTATTGGAAGGTTGCCAACGAGGCGGTGAGCAATACTGAGCAGGTGCAGTCTCTTGCAGATGTGATTGCTCTGTCGGCTTTAGAAGGACTAGACCAATTTTATGAGGCCTACCTGTCTTTCACCTCCATTTTTGCCTATCAGCATCCGGAGATTTGCGTGGCGCTGGCTGAGGGATTCCCAGAGATTCTCTCCATGCCACCCGAATTGGTTGATAAGAGCCAATGGATTAGTGCGTGCGAGTCGCTTGGTAATACTGCAGTAGCAGCAGGCGAAGCAGGAAAGACTGATTTACGCGATAGAATCACGGCGGCCGGAGTTGTATTTGCCACGGCACTAGGGAGTAAACCTGGATTCAGGAGTTATGACGCACGCGCAATCGCCAAAATGTACCTTTTAGCCGGAATGTCGGATGAGGCGTTGGATACAATCTTGAAGATTCCGCCTGAAGTCCTCAACATGGACCATTGGCTATTGTATCGCAAGGCAGAGGCAGAATTAGGAGTTGGCAAACTTGGCGATGGATTGAAGACCGCTGAACGTGCTCTTGTGCTTGCCAAAGACGATAAAAAAGGGCTTGAGCGCATCGCTAGTTATCATGAGTTGCTTAGTAAATGCCATGAAGCCTTGGGTGCAACAGAGGCTGCAATCGAGCAAGCGGAGGCCGCGCTGGAGGCGTGCCAGGCAGGGAAGTATAAAAATGCGTTGGTGGGGAGATTGGAAGAGCTGAAGCGGCGAGAAAGCACCCATTTACCGGGGGCTTAG
- a CDS encoding ABC-three component system protein, which translates to MAKARIKYHANEHSILYGETGGCCPLCRLSMMFKKANSKHPTIGYEIAHIYPLNPNPAQAKALERYSAPDDINALDNVILLCPTCHTKYDKDFKIEEYSRLRDIKDGFLSETQARLTASQYVLQDEVKEILDLIATGDESYGDLSETKLDVSSLNEKLKTGISPLQKREIRKNVIDFFVPIRNHIRLIEQRDQAAIRILQNQINSYYLVMERLHPENKDLIFNYISTWICSRTGKSLLASQILASFFVQNCEVFDANSN; encoded by the coding sequence ATGGCCAAAGCAAGGATCAAGTACCATGCTAACGAGCATAGCATTTTGTATGGGGAAACAGGGGGATGTTGCCCGCTCTGTAGACTATCTATGATGTTTAAAAAGGCAAACTCTAAACATCCAACTATCGGTTATGAGATTGCTCACATTTATCCTTTAAACCCGAACCCTGCACAAGCAAAAGCTTTGGAACGATATTCAGCTCCAGATGATATTAATGCTCTTGATAACGTGATTCTACTGTGTCCAACTTGTCACACAAAGTATGACAAAGATTTTAAGATTGAAGAATACTCTAGGCTCCGTGATATTAAAGATGGCTTTCTTAGCGAGACGCAGGCAAGGCTTACCGCATCCCAGTATGTCCTTCAGGATGAGGTTAAAGAGATATTGGATCTTATAGCTACTGGTGATGAAAGTTATGGGGACCTGTCTGAAACTAAACTCGATGTTAGTTCACTAAATGAAAAGCTTAAGACCGGTATCAGTCCTTTACAAAAGAGAGAGATTCGGAAAAACGTTATCGATTTTTTCGTACCAATCAGAAACCATATTCGTCTAATCGAGCAGCGGGATCAGGCGGCGATAAGAATATTGCAGAATCAAATAAATTCATATTATCTAGTTATGGAAAGGCTGCATCCCGAAAACAAAGATCTTATTTTTAACTATATCTCAACATGGATATGTTCAAGAACAGGAAAATCTCTTTTAGCATCTCAAATCCTTGCTTCTTTTTTTGTTCAAAATTGTGAGGTATTCGATGCTAATTCCAACTAA
- a CDS encoding DUF2326 domain-containing protein, translated as MLTKIICSLLNRGEISFHAGLNVILGDDDAKNSIGKSSALMIIDFAMGGTSLLEDKAGIIKSMGHHAYIFGFDFNGVKSFFSRSTNEPSIILVCTKDYQVTGKISIEEYTAKLKKLYDLEYLRNSFRSLVSPFSRIWNKGALDPEQPFFSDAREAAGVAIGRLIDLFERSDDIAEEKSILDAHNERKKIISKSMSEEIIPKINKTQYKANQSIITSKMNTIEALKQGFTGALSAYEALFDESLRKLQQQQNQLANQRNEILTKKDRIERDLLGITPKLSANIALVQEFFPNVDAKRLELVESFHQNISKTVQKELRKDLASYSEHISNLNVEISDLEDNIRTSLASKGTPDDLFARVFELKEFVDKASEENKFYDKKEAIKRDVSLSKKRLEDIYDSIFLDIETSLNKKLKGFNQVVYGPKRNASQLRIKSASSFSFISPEDTGTGKAYAGLVGFDLAMLSLTHLPFIIHDSVLYKNIEVPATRNIIRILASVKRKQIFLAFDEAPKFGAMAEGILRTHTVLKLSDNELLYNKDWREQQ; from the coding sequence ATGCTGACTAAAATAATCTGTTCATTATTAAATCGTGGTGAAATATCTTTTCATGCTGGGTTGAATGTTATTCTTGGTGATGATGATGCCAAAAATTCCATTGGAAAATCTTCTGCATTAATGATAATTGATTTTGCTATGGGAGGAACGTCACTGCTGGAGGATAAGGCTGGTATTATCAAGTCAATGGGGCATCATGCCTATATTTTTGGATTTGATTTTAATGGGGTGAAGTCTTTTTTCAGTCGTTCAACTAATGAACCGAGTATTATCCTGGTTTGTACTAAGGACTATCAAGTTACAGGTAAGATAAGTATTGAGGAATACACGGCTAAACTTAAAAAGTTATATGATTTAGAATATTTAAGAAATAGCTTCCGCTCGCTGGTGAGTCCTTTTAGTCGAATCTGGAATAAAGGTGCTTTGGACCCAGAACAACCATTTTTCAGTGATGCTAGAGAGGCCGCAGGAGTTGCTATTGGACGACTTATCGATCTTTTTGAACGTTCAGATGATATAGCTGAAGAGAAATCTATTCTGGATGCACATAATGAAAGAAAAAAAATCATTTCTAAGTCGATGAGTGAGGAAATAATACCTAAGATTAATAAAACTCAATACAAGGCCAATCAAAGTATTATTACTAGTAAGATGAATACTATTGAAGCTTTAAAGCAGGGGTTTACAGGAGCTCTTAGTGCTTATGAAGCACTTTTCGATGAGAGCCTACGTAAACTGCAACAGCAGCAAAATCAACTGGCTAACCAACGAAACGAAATACTGACAAAAAAAGACCGTATCGAACGAGATCTCTTAGGGATAACACCGAAATTGAGTGCTAATATTGCTCTTGTTCAGGAGTTTTTCCCCAATGTTGATGCTAAACGACTTGAACTGGTTGAGTCTTTTCACCAAAATATTAGTAAAACGGTCCAGAAAGAGCTTAGGAAGGATCTTGCTTCATATTCTGAGCATATATCAAATCTCAATGTTGAAATTAGCGATTTAGAGGACAATATACGTACCAGTTTAGCTTCCAAAGGAACACCGGATGACTTGTTTGCTCGAGTTTTTGAGCTAAAAGAGTTTGTGGACAAAGCCTCTGAAGAGAACAAGTTTTATGATAAAAAAGAAGCTATTAAGAGAGATGTATCTTTATCAAAAAAACGTCTGGAAGATATCTACGACAGTATTTTTCTTGATATTGAGACTTCATTGAATAAAAAACTGAAAGGCTTCAATCAAGTTGTTTATGGGCCGAAGCGAAATGCGTCGCAACTTAGAATAAAAAGTGCAAGTTCATTCAGTTTTATCTCTCCTGAAGACACAGGTACCGGGAAGGCTTACGCTGGTTTAGTTGGCTTTGATCTCGCTATGCTTTCACTCACTCATCTACCATTCATCATCCATGACTCGGTGCTCTACAAGAATATTGAGGTGCCAGCGACAAGAAACATCATTCGAATATTAGCATCAGTGAAGCGTAAGCAGATATTCCTTGCGTTTGATGAAGCACCAAAATTTGGGGCGATGGCAGAGGGAATATTGCGTACTCACACTGTGCTTAAATTGAGCGATAATGAATTGTTATACAATAAGGACTGGAGAGAGCAGCAATAA
- a CDS encoding AAA family ATPase, which produces MSAADATTSLSGQISLRFVELCQFRRLGKVQLEIDPKTTILVGANNSGKTSILAALRHFLADGSSFGAFDISVSQWPKLRELGRVWDALEEDPSTSGASEDEWEEQLGTLISAMPTLDLWFDAKAGMFHYVSPFLSKFSWKGGGVGVRLRLEPATNIEDLKQLAWKYHLTRIPVKDMGKDSLAWPIDLLDFWLREPSQLGQVRAYKLDADNNPLDGIKTYVSQVLDADSSPIDRKHLQKLIKVDFVAAQRGLGSEEADSRSASGTHRIGLFSNQLLKFARQHLNVAATGHGHRADLIKAVADAQQELDKKIHEAIGPSVEEVKELGYPGLHDPQEIRFRTRIQTAELLDHGTAVQYSMQKDSLEELLPEYSIGLGYQNLQSLSYQLVSFKAARLNPEKGAPAPVHLVMIEEPEAHLHVQVQRIFSGKAHKLISPNGSDESGLKSQLIISTHSSHLAHAENFDRLRYVRRVAKSEEQNMPTTEVVNLGQVFGDDKTTRQFAERYFRVQHTDLLFANAAIFVEGVAERMLLPLFIERDFATLNSRYLSFLDIGGSHAHRLRALVERLRIPTVIITDIDPVEERPGKPKKNGDPTTTLVAVANTGQPGLQCGNPTLRGWHPKLQQLEDFKNPKNEHLVWKEIAECSVRFAWQLPVVEADGQWPSTFEDSLILRNIPWFKQLIDEKVDGDGKQIKPPKGALGSVARQVAENDNIPELLAALHKLMHGSFNKGDFAASIFEMVAADEPIVCPKYIEDALEWLQTQLEPSKEVMP; this is translated from the coding sequence ATGTCAGCAGCAGACGCCACTACATCATTATCTGGACAGATATCCCTTCGGTTTGTTGAGCTTTGCCAGTTCCGCCGACTTGGTAAGGTCCAGCTTGAGATTGATCCTAAGACTACTATTCTCGTCGGTGCTAATAATAGCGGCAAAACATCAATTCTGGCAGCGCTGCGCCACTTCCTCGCAGATGGCTCGTCATTTGGTGCTTTCGACATCAGTGTTTCTCAATGGCCAAAATTGCGGGAACTTGGAAGAGTTTGGGACGCATTAGAAGAAGACCCGTCTACGTCTGGCGCATCCGAAGATGAATGGGAAGAGCAACTTGGAACCTTAATTTCGGCGATGCCAACGCTAGATCTATGGTTCGATGCTAAGGCCGGCATGTTCCACTATGTCTCCCCGTTCTTGTCAAAATTCAGTTGGAAGGGGGGCGGGGTAGGTGTCCGATTGCGTCTGGAACCTGCTACGAACATTGAGGATCTGAAGCAGTTGGCTTGGAAGTATCACCTGACGAGAATACCTGTGAAGGATATGGGAAAGGATTCGCTTGCGTGGCCGATTGATCTTCTTGATTTTTGGCTGCGAGAACCTTCTCAACTCGGCCAAGTTCGGGCCTACAAGTTAGATGCCGATAACAACCCTTTGGACGGGATAAAGACCTACGTTAGCCAGGTACTGGATGCTGACTCAAGCCCAATTGATCGTAAGCATCTTCAGAAACTTATAAAAGTAGACTTTGTGGCTGCACAGCGTGGCCTTGGTAGTGAGGAAGCTGATTCCCGGTCTGCTTCTGGCACCCATCGCATAGGTTTATTCTCCAATCAGCTTCTCAAATTTGCTCGACAGCATCTAAATGTGGCAGCAACAGGTCATGGGCACCGAGCTGACCTCATAAAAGCTGTTGCTGATGCCCAGCAGGAACTAGATAAAAAGATTCATGAGGCTATTGGACCATCGGTAGAAGAGGTTAAAGAGCTTGGGTACCCCGGCTTGCATGACCCCCAAGAGATTCGTTTCCGCACGCGCATACAGACAGCCGAATTACTCGACCATGGGACAGCTGTTCAATACAGCATGCAGAAGGATTCACTAGAAGAGCTTCTCCCGGAATATTCCATTGGTCTCGGTTATCAGAATTTACAGTCCCTTAGTTACCAACTAGTTTCTTTCAAAGCTGCTCGCCTAAATCCTGAAAAGGGCGCTCCCGCACCTGTTCATCTGGTTATGATTGAGGAGCCCGAGGCTCATTTGCACGTACAGGTACAACGTATTTTCTCGGGTAAGGCACATAAGCTCATCAGTCCTAACGGTAGCGATGAGTCAGGTCTTAAAAGCCAACTGATTATCAGTACTCATTCTAGCCATTTAGCTCATGCTGAGAATTTTGACCGGCTACGATATGTTCGCCGCGTTGCCAAGAGTGAAGAACAAAACATGCCTACCACTGAGGTGGTTAATCTTGGGCAAGTTTTTGGTGATGATAAAACAACCCGTCAATTCGCTGAACGTTATTTTCGCGTTCAACACACAGATCTTTTATTTGCCAATGCTGCAATCTTTGTCGAGGGGGTTGCTGAACGAATGCTGTTACCTCTTTTCATTGAAAGAGATTTTGCAACACTCAACAGTCGCTATCTGTCCTTCCTTGATATTGGTGGCAGCCATGCTCATCGGCTAAGAGCTCTCGTTGAAAGACTCCGTATTCCAACTGTAATTATTACTGATATCGATCCAGTTGAAGAAAGACCAGGTAAGCCAAAAAAAAATGGGGATCCGACTACAACCTTAGTTGCTGTGGCTAATACAGGACAACCCGGACTGCAATGTGGGAACCCGACTCTTCGCGGATGGCACCCTAAGTTGCAACAGCTTGAGGATTTCAAGAACCCGAAAAATGAGCATCTTGTCTGGAAAGAAATTGCCGAGTGTTCTGTACGTTTTGCATGGCAGTTGCCTGTAGTCGAAGCTGATGGTCAATGGCCAAGTACTTTTGAAGACTCTCTAATTCTGAGAAATATCCCTTGGTTTAAGCAACTTATTGATGAAAAAGTCGATGGCGATGGGAAGCAAATCAAACCGCCGAAGGGAGCACTGGGCTCAGTAGCAAGACAGGTCGCTGAAAATGATAATATTCCAGAACTGCTCGCAGCTCTGCATAAATTAATGCATGGATCTTTTAATAAAGGAGACTTTGCCGCAAGTATCTTTGAAATGGTTGCTGCGGATGAGCCGATAGTCTGTCCTAAATATATCGAGGATGCATTGGAATGGCTCCAGACACAGCTTGAGCCAAGCAAGGAGGTGATGCCATGA
- a CDS encoding ABC-three component system middle component 7, which yields MHVILENEEKSEILSNLLVRTAGRFQDVSECLHALDILYVLGLIDFDISTGTINYAD from the coding sequence ATGCATGTAATTTTAGAGAATGAAGAAAAAAGCGAGATATTATCTAATTTGTTAGTTAGAACTGCGGGAAGGTTCCAGGATGTTTCAGAGTGTCTACATGCTTTAGACATCCTTTATGTTTTAGGTTTGATTGATTTTGATATCTCGACTGGAACGATAAATTATGCTGACTAA